One genomic segment of Pseudoalteromonas sp. GCY includes these proteins:
- a CDS encoding ABC transporter permease → MQVFNLGRANIYHVSVVTTLSCVFVVMLVAMGMLHSLYFSPLPYPDSERIVKLEYPMFDENDNESSEAFNYPSLMHLYEHKPAAMEQLAMVHYAEQLLTSDADAPQVESAYVSPQWFSIFDMPLAMGRVITEPVDESSPVAVLSFQAWQNHFNGDPNILNKMLRLDEREFTIVGVAAEQFYEPNLKKLTHNTAVWLPWQYNLTSEEAKPYWWNRYALNLMVGKLATGAEHEQVSLSLSNEMNTLWRSKVSDSEYFAKWHIGIRAIPLKSIMLGKSPLLLFGMFVVSLGLLGIALLNISNLYLARLSQIQRRLAIQAVVGAKIRDIALMQWLPLLALCLVSFLVAIGASYVICQWLQQELVGLLPQAQLISLTWQSVLALGLVALLTSWLLLLAGMSAIRFRHLTHMLKQSGKGAAVVVSERVQRIMAVSQLSISIILTFFCFNVGVAAISHLKNAYAVDLKNKYEVTFYAPDTMPRDEYREVMRQASEALANTAEVIAVSRSRSPIGQGVGTWSLQEVETLERVHPVGRVVDSGYLEFFSLPLLQGQFFDSEAVRRGEQQLIINKTFAEQLGGEEKALGKRLSFNIADGDAAFEIIGVVADLAVPGEPALPHVYRAVQGSNTALIKTRQPVTKSHFAALLTQVHPALKIFSFKSLTAQREQYLLTDTLVTYGALFIFALALLLVIIGLFGVFRYSQSLKVSYYGTKMVLGAKHSDLTREDLTTHFKHIGIALMISLTGCLLLSPYFQQTFSVAEFSIAAVGIMLVSSSCLYFSLQQILRRPLNALINPSELVKG, encoded by the coding sequence ATGCAAGTGTTCAACTTAGGCCGTGCAAATATTTACCATGTTAGTGTGGTGACTACGCTGAGCTGCGTATTCGTTGTGATGCTGGTAGCAATGGGAATGTTACATAGCCTGTATTTCTCACCTCTACCATACCCGGATTCAGAACGTATTGTTAAACTTGAATACCCGATGTTTGATGAAAATGACAACGAGAGCAGCGAAGCCTTTAACTACCCATCATTGATGCATTTATACGAGCATAAACCTGCCGCAATGGAGCAACTGGCGATGGTGCATTATGCCGAGCAATTGCTTACCTCAGACGCCGATGCGCCTCAAGTTGAATCGGCTTATGTCTCGCCACAGTGGTTTAGTATTTTTGATATGCCGCTTGCGATGGGGCGGGTTATTACCGAACCTGTCGATGAGAGCAGCCCTGTGGCAGTGCTTAGCTTTCAAGCTTGGCAAAACCACTTCAATGGCGATCCTAATATCTTAAATAAAATGCTGCGTCTGGATGAGCGAGAGTTTACGATTGTCGGGGTAGCGGCAGAGCAGTTTTATGAACCTAACTTAAAAAAACTCACGCACAACACTGCGGTATGGCTACCTTGGCAATACAACCTAACTTCAGAGGAAGCTAAACCTTACTGGTGGAACCGTTATGCGCTTAACTTGATGGTGGGTAAACTGGCTACAGGGGCGGAGCATGAACAAGTCAGCCTCTCGCTTTCCAACGAAATGAACACACTTTGGCGCAGCAAAGTGAGCGACAGTGAGTATTTTGCGAAGTGGCATATTGGCATTCGCGCGATACCGTTGAAATCAATTATGCTCGGTAAGTCTCCCTTATTGTTATTTGGAATGTTTGTGGTATCGCTAGGCTTACTTGGTATAGCGCTCCTAAATATCAGTAATTTATACCTTGCAAGACTCAGTCAGATCCAGCGTAGGCTGGCAATTCAAGCGGTGGTGGGTGCAAAAATAAGAGATATTGCGCTGATGCAGTGGTTACCGCTGCTAGCACTTTGCTTAGTATCATTCTTGGTTGCAATTGGTGCGTCTTATGTTATCTGCCAGTGGCTACAGCAAGAGCTAGTGGGACTGTTGCCGCAAGCGCAGCTGATTTCGTTAACCTGGCAAAGTGTGCTTGCACTGGGATTGGTCGCTTTATTGACGAGCTGGTTATTGTTGTTAGCTGGAATGTCAGCAATACGCTTTCGCCACTTAACGCACATGCTAAAACAAAGCGGCAAGGGGGCTGCCGTTGTTGTGAGTGAGCGAGTACAACGGATCATGGCGGTGAGTCAGTTAAGTATTTCTATTATCTTGACCTTCTTCTGCTTTAATGTCGGTGTTGCTGCCATATCTCATCTCAAAAATGCTTATGCGGTAGATCTCAAGAATAAATACGAAGTCACGTTTTATGCTCCTGACACAATGCCGAGAGACGAATACCGAGAAGTCATGCGTCAAGCCAGTGAAGCCCTAGCGAATACCGCAGAAGTAATCGCGGTGAGTCGAAGCCGTTCACCCATCGGGCAAGGCGTTGGCACTTGGTCATTGCAAGAAGTCGAGACGCTCGAACGCGTGCATCCGGTTGGCCGAGTTGTAGATAGTGGTTATCTTGAGTTTTTTTCTTTGCCGTTACTACAAGGTCAGTTTTTCGATAGTGAAGCGGTGCGCCGCGGTGAGCAGCAGTTAATTATCAATAAAACTTTTGCTGAGCAACTAGGTGGCGAGGAAAAGGCGCTAGGCAAGCGCTTGAGCTTTAACATTGCAGACGGTGATGCGGCATTTGAAATTATTGGTGTCGTTGCTGATTTAGCCGTGCCTGGCGAACCCGCACTGCCCCATGTGTATCGGGCAGTACAAGGAAGTAATACGGCGTTAATTAAGACTCGGCAGCCGGTTACTAAATCCCATTTTGCAGCGCTGCTTACGCAAGTTCATCCAGCATTGAAAATCTTTAGTTTTAAATCACTTACTGCGCAGCGTGAGCAATACCTGTTGACTGATACCTTGGTCACCTATGGAGCACTATTTATCTTCGCGTTGGCGTTGTTGCTCGTGATTATTGGTCTGTTTGGTGTCTTTCGTTATAGCCAATCACTTAAAGTTTCTTATTACGGTACGAAAATGGTGCTGGGTGCCAAACACAGCGATCTCACTCGAGAGGATCTTACTACCCACTTTAAGCACATAGGTATTGCGTTAATGATCTCCCTGACAGGTTGCTTATTATTGTCGCCATACTTTCAGCAAACA
- a CDS encoding ABC transporter ATP-binding protein, which translates to MIVLKNINKVFETEELQTHALRNISLEIAKGDFISISGPSGCGKSTLLSIIGLIDQATSGSYTIGAHDVTTLTLDQAAELRNEHIGFVFQAFNLIDEISVFDNVALPLKYRSEKLSKVEVKQRVESCLQKVGLSHRVQHKPNQLSGGQQQRVAIARALVTEPSILLVDEPTGNLDSKSGDQVMQLIAELHQQGTTVCMVTHDPRYADMAPRQVKLFDGELLGTVASAQPVSQRA; encoded by the coding sequence ATGATAGTGCTTAAAAATATCAATAAAGTGTTCGAAACCGAAGAACTACAAACACATGCACTGAGAAATATTTCACTGGAAATAGCAAAAGGCGATTTTATTTCGATCTCTGGCCCATCTGGTTGTGGTAAATCTACTTTGTTATCCATCATTGGTTTGATTGACCAAGCAACAAGTGGCAGTTATACGATTGGTGCTCATGATGTGACAACCCTGACGCTTGATCAGGCCGCTGAGCTTCGCAATGAGCATATTGGGTTTGTCTTTCAGGCTTTTAATCTCATTGATGAAATTTCGGTATTCGATAACGTCGCTTTACCCCTAAAGTATCGCTCTGAAAAGCTGAGCAAGGTTGAAGTAAAGCAGCGAGTCGAGTCTTGTTTACAAAAGGTTGGACTGTCGCATCGCGTTCAACACAAGCCAAATCAGCTATCAGGCGGGCAGCAGCAGCGTGTCGCGATTGCTCGTGCTTTGGTGACAGAACCAAGCATTCTACTGGTGGACGAACCGACAGGTAACTTAGATTCGAAAAGTGGCGATCAGGTGATGCAATTAATCGCTGAATTGCATCAGCAAGGCACCACAGTTTGTATGGTGACGCACGATCCACGTTATGCCGATATGGCTCCAAGGCAGGTGAAATTGTTTGATGGTGAGCTGTTAGGCACTGTCGCTTCTGCTCAACCTGTTAGTCAACGAGCATAG
- a CDS encoding efflux RND transporter periplasmic adaptor subunit gives MDLVKPAKPKKTTHYIVVACLMAVIVVYLLWQQWASHSSVMRAEILVAEVKQGPLTLSVDSFGELRSAEQFLLNAQSSAIVKTIHHKAGAIIRKGDVIAELVSPDLVLQVQQAKQALRQSRTIKEQLLLTQQRELLNEQTQLMQKQGALKTLVLRHRAEQNLAQQGIISALNFAQTETSLSTLQHEITMLEKQAKQLQALHGSALILANEEINIREQELNNLLEKQQQLEIRASTSGIIERMPLALGQRVNVGDELALIGSNQSLMAVLSVPQSQVRWVETGQDVMVSMQANKVKGKVLRVDPVVTNNSVEVEVSLPNALPKQARAQLSISASIAIKHLANATYVQRPANAKDNQTQTLFALNNDDTAKPIEITFGASTGKYIVIVSGVEAGRRLIISDLAYLSSLGETILLK, from the coding sequence ATGGATCTAGTCAAACCAGCGAAGCCAAAAAAAACCACACACTATATCGTTGTTGCCTGTTTAATGGCGGTGATAGTTGTTTATTTGCTGTGGCAACAATGGGCGTCTCATTCTAGTGTGATGCGCGCTGAAATACTGGTAGCGGAGGTGAAACAAGGACCGCTTACCTTATCAGTAGATAGCTTTGGGGAATTACGTAGTGCTGAGCAGTTTTTATTAAACGCGCAAAGTTCGGCTATCGTTAAAACTATCCACCATAAAGCGGGCGCAATTATTCGTAAAGGAGATGTGATAGCCGAGCTTGTGAGCCCTGATCTGGTGTTGCAAGTTCAGCAAGCCAAACAAGCTCTGCGTCAGTCGCGGACAATAAAAGAGCAGCTGCTACTCACTCAACAACGGGAGCTGTTAAACGAACAAACACAGCTGATGCAAAAACAAGGCGCGCTAAAAACCTTAGTATTGCGTCACCGCGCGGAGCAAAACCTTGCACAACAAGGCATTATTTCTGCGCTGAACTTTGCCCAAACTGAAACCAGTTTGAGTACCTTGCAACATGAAATCACTATGCTAGAGAAGCAAGCTAAACAGTTACAAGCACTACATGGCTCAGCGCTTATTCTTGCCAACGAGGAAATCAATATTCGCGAACAAGAACTCAATAACTTACTAGAAAAACAGCAACAATTAGAGATTAGAGCCAGTACTTCAGGGATCATTGAGCGCATGCCTCTGGCGCTTGGGCAACGAGTCAATGTTGGTGACGAATTAGCATTGATTGGCTCTAACCAGTCGTTGATGGCGGTATTGTCTGTGCCACAATCCCAAGTGCGCTGGGTTGAAACTGGGCAAGACGTTATGGTGAGCATGCAGGCCAACAAAGTAAAAGGCAAAGTGCTCCGAGTTGACCCCGTTGTGACAAACAATAGCGTGGAAGTAGAGGTGAGTTTACCAAATGCTTTACCGAAGCAGGCGCGAGCGCAGCTGAGTATCTCTGCCAGCATCGCCATTAAGCATCTTGCCAATGCCACCTATGTTCAGCGCCCCGCCAATGCCAAAGATAATCAAACGCAGACCTTATTTGCCCTGAATAATGATGACACCGCAAAGCCGATAGAAATCACTTTTGGTGCTTCAACTGGGAAATATATTGTTATAGTTTCTGGCGTTGAAGCCGGGAGACGATTAATCATTTCTGATCTAGCCTATCTTTCCAGTCTAGGTGAGACAATCTTATTAAAGTAG
- a CDS encoding zinc-dependent metalloprotease, producing the protein MKKTALSIALAITFASAPSFAKKDKKEEEKTIASLIENKTSIDGLFTLYQDKESGEYLMQLNEAQLDTPFLYFVHTVDGVTDAGHFRGNYRETKLIEFRKHFDRIDIISKTPRFIFDENSAIANASDANISEAVLASIDIEKAEVGKILFKADKLFLSESLHKVSPWKRADDKKASKRFALGKLDDKKSRIVKHRPYSNNLDIVVDYVFSNPDPKVAGSNAVTDSRFVSLKVQHSFVALPDNSYQPRYDDARIGYFTNQFDVQTSPDWTPYKDVIKRWNLVKKDPSAALSEPVEPIVWWIENTTPVEWRDTVRDGVLGWNSAFEKIGFKNAIVVKVQPDDATWDAGDINYNVLRWTSSPRPPFGGYGPATANPLTGQILGSDIMLEYVFMRNRWIYDSLYSQGQMSHSAETSSDTLHCSLGHEMQGQLMTASLATGADIERKEMLRQGLVQLVLHEVGHTLGLNHNMKSSILWGPKEVHDKSKTQGIVTGSVMDYAPANIAPLGMEQGDIFQTKPGPYDDWAIEFGYSTALNDDTQEQLRLEKILSRSGEHGLAFGNDADDMRAPGRHIDPRVMIGDLSSDPVTYGVDRMTLVNHLFTELKGKARVEGQSNQQLLTSANMLFGQYRAQATVISRQIGGVYVERSVVGTEGETKPFTPVPLARQKAAMTALKEMVFAPTVLENMQPLYNYMQAQRRGFNHYGKNEDPKVHKMVLGMQKSVLDQVLHANVLQRISDSAYYGNEYSLNEVMNDLTAAIFVTDKNATTLSQNLQIEYVSRLINVAGLSKASKYDNLAKAAALFQLQSILDKSTAWGADQATKAHKAYIDRMITKALEA; encoded by the coding sequence ATGAAGAAAACGGCATTAAGCATTGCCCTCGCGATCACCTTTGCAAGCGCCCCGAGCTTTGCAAAAAAAGACAAAAAAGAAGAAGAAAAAACCATCGCTTCACTTATCGAAAATAAAACCAGTATCGATGGCCTGTTCACGCTTTATCAAGATAAAGAAAGTGGCGAGTATTTAATGCAACTCAATGAGGCGCAACTTGATACACCTTTCTTATACTTCGTACACACTGTTGATGGCGTTACCGATGCCGGTCATTTTCGAGGTAATTACCGCGAAACTAAACTGATTGAATTTAGAAAGCACTTTGACCGCATTGATATTATCAGCAAAACACCGCGTTTTATTTTTGATGAAAACTCAGCCATCGCAAACGCGAGCGATGCCAACATCAGCGAAGCAGTGCTTGCCAGTATCGATATTGAAAAAGCCGAAGTTGGTAAAATTTTATTCAAAGCGGACAAGCTATTTTTAAGTGAGTCACTACACAAAGTGTCTCCTTGGAAACGTGCGGACGACAAAAAGGCAAGCAAACGTTTTGCCCTTGGTAAATTAGACGACAAAAAATCTCGAATCGTTAAGCACCGTCCATACAGCAACAACTTAGATATCGTTGTTGATTATGTCTTTAGTAACCCAGACCCAAAAGTTGCCGGCTCAAATGCAGTAACAGACTCACGTTTTGTTTCGCTAAAAGTACAACATAGCTTTGTCGCTCTGCCAGACAATAGCTACCAACCTCGCTACGATGATGCGCGTATCGGTTATTTCACCAATCAGTTCGACGTGCAAACTTCACCAGATTGGACGCCATATAAAGACGTTATCAAGCGTTGGAACTTAGTGAAAAAGGACCCAAGCGCGGCGCTTTCTGAACCTGTTGAACCAATCGTGTGGTGGATTGAAAACACCACACCAGTCGAATGGCGTGACACGGTTCGCGATGGTGTACTAGGTTGGAATAGTGCGTTTGAAAAAATCGGCTTTAAAAATGCCATTGTGGTGAAAGTACAGCCTGACGACGCCACTTGGGATGCGGGCGATATCAACTACAATGTCCTACGCTGGACTTCATCACCTCGCCCACCGTTTGGCGGCTATGGTCCGGCAACAGCAAACCCGCTTACCGGCCAAATTCTTGGTTCCGACATCATGCTAGAATACGTGTTTATGCGTAATCGCTGGATATATGACTCGCTCTACTCTCAAGGGCAGATGAGCCATAGTGCTGAGACATCAAGCGATACACTACACTGCTCGCTTGGACATGAAATGCAAGGCCAATTGATGACGGCAAGCCTCGCAACAGGCGCTGACATCGAACGCAAAGAAATGCTACGACAAGGCCTAGTACAGTTGGTTCTTCACGAAGTAGGACACACTTTAGGTCTAAACCACAACATGAAATCTTCGATTTTGTGGGGTCCTAAAGAAGTACACGACAAGTCAAAAACACAAGGTATCGTAACTGGCTCCGTGATGGACTACGCACCAGCTAACATCGCCCCGCTAGGTATGGAACAAGGTGATATCTTCCAAACCAAACCGGGTCCATATGATGACTGGGCAATAGAATTTGGCTACAGCACGGCACTTAACGATGACACCCAAGAGCAACTGCGCCTTGAAAAGATCTTATCTCGTTCTGGCGAACATGGCTTAGCTTTTGGCAACGATGCCGACGATATGCGTGCGCCAGGCCGTCATATTGATCCTCGCGTGATGATTGGCGACTTATCGTCAGATCCGGTGACATACGGCGTTGACCGCATGACTCTGGTCAACCATTTATTCACCGAACTAAAAGGCAAAGCGCGTGTTGAAGGTCAGTCTAACCAACAGTTATTAACCTCAGCGAATATGCTGTTTGGTCAATACCGTGCTCAAGCAACTGTGATTTCACGCCAAATTGGCGGTGTATACGTTGAGCGCAGCGTAGTAGGCACAGAAGGTGAAACAAAACCATTTACACCAGTACCACTTGCGCGCCAAAAAGCAGCAATGACCGCGCTTAAGGAAATGGTGTTCGCACCGACCGTGCTTGAAAATATGCAGCCTCTTTATAACTACATGCAAGCACAGCGCCGTGGCTTTAACCATTATGGTAAGAACGAAGACCCTAAAGTCCATAAGATGGTACTTGGTATGCAAAAGTCGGTACTAGACCAGGTACTACACGCGAATGTATTACAGCGTATCAGCGACTCTGCGTACTATGGTAACGAATACAGCCTAAACGAGGTTATGAACGACCTGACCGCCGCTATTTTCGTTACTGATAAGAATGCAACGACACTAAGCCAAAACCTGCAAATAGAGTACGTTTCTCGCTTGATTAATGTCGCAGGCTTGAGTAAAGCGAGCAAATACGACAATTTGGCAAAAGCAGCTGCACTATTCCAGCTGCAGAGTATTTTGGATAAGAGCACAGCTTGGGGTGCCGATCAGGCAACTAAGGCACATAAAGCGTATATCGACCGTATGATCACAAAAGCGCTAGAAGCGTAA
- a CDS encoding PQ-loop repeat-containing protein, with the protein MSEYLPIVSSFVLVLSFVPLIRKIRKNRSVSGVSLLMMSFGVAQSSYFIAYNVFFERFFMVLPFVITGSLSALILYYFIRYNASSKQRNQLALLLALSTLPFGLLLAKDIEAAALLNALTYLGLVMSSIRVMPQTYKTIKSGDVSNLSARYFSLQFLAGGIGLAAELSLGHVSVAHVLMFVMILLTNAAQLGCIQYYRSKPALA; encoded by the coding sequence TTGAGCGAATATTTACCGATCGTTTCTTCTTTCGTTTTGGTTTTAAGCTTTGTTCCTTTGATTAGGAAGATCCGTAAAAATCGCAGTGTGTCAGGTGTATCACTGTTAATGATGAGTTTTGGTGTTGCACAAAGCTCTTACTTTATTGCCTACAACGTTTTCTTTGAACGTTTTTTTATGGTGCTGCCTTTTGTTATTACTGGTTCTTTAAGTGCACTTATTTTATATTATTTTATTCGGTACAACGCAAGCTCGAAACAGCGTAATCAATTAGCACTCTTGCTTGCTTTGTCGACGTTGCCATTTGGGCTTTTATTGGCAAAGGACATTGAAGCAGCGGCGTTGCTAAATGCGTTAACTTACTTAGGGCTAGTGATGAGTTCAATTCGCGTTATGCCACAAACCTATAAAACGATTAAAAGCGGTGATGTCTCTAACTTAAGCGCTAGGTATTTCTCACTGCAGTTTTTAGCGGGAGGAATTGGATTGGCTGCTGAACTGAGCTTAGGTCATGTTAGCGTGGCTCACGTGTTGATGTTTGTGATGATTTTACTGACTAATGCCGCGCAATTAGGTTGTATTCAGTACTATCGCTCTAAACCTGCTTTAGCTTAG
- a CDS encoding PKD domain-containing protein, which yields MKRHILVTALGFASGIAMAQAPLTEAQMMEYTSKASKAMIGKKYELNLPLITQNSATNTSTSTQTIVQTVSHPDASYIKLHFKNLNLASGGKLVVRSEDSGERYEYTQASLRAATVDPDLGDDGVKQFSAMSVSADKVIIEYTPGQGNAGKTPEIDFYYHGTEGQATVEGLTDVTPMSTCGAMERKDVKCWAQSHPVEFERSRPVARLLMNGSGLCTGWRVGADNRMFTNNHCVGSASELANTEVWFNYQSTSCNGSQRETVVKVTGKDFLKTDYTLDYTLFTINDFAKAQPFGYFGLDVRNPSQGERIYIPQHGSGNPKELSIESDQDTNGLCSVNQATANGRGTGTDIGYYCDTIGGSSGSPVLAASTNNVVALHHLGGCTNKGAKISLIWPQVSTHFGGQIPVGDNGTTDPLPVALFTYSCNDLSCSFDGSGSSSPNGSITQHSWQFGDGASASGAQTSHSFTNSGSYTVELTVTDSNGDTASTTQQVAVTLPGEEQKLIKGVAKTGLAGARGSETFFYYDAPAGANTVTFNTSGGTGDADMYVLKGAEPTTSNWTCRPYRSGNTESCSLNEGAGRYWVMIRGYNAYSGLQIVADHN from the coding sequence ATGAAACGACACATTCTTGTCACAGCATTAGGTTTTGCATCTGGTATCGCGATGGCACAAGCGCCATTAACGGAAGCTCAGATGATGGAATATACCAGCAAAGCTAGCAAAGCAATGATTGGTAAAAAGTACGAACTTAACCTTCCACTTATTACTCAAAACAGTGCTACAAATACTTCAACGTCTACACAGACCATTGTGCAAACAGTTTCACACCCAGATGCAAGCTACATCAAACTACACTTTAAAAACCTCAATCTTGCAAGCGGCGGTAAACTCGTTGTTCGCTCGGAGGATAGTGGCGAGCGCTATGAATACACCCAAGCAAGCCTCCGCGCAGCAACAGTTGATCCAGACCTCGGCGATGACGGCGTTAAACAGTTTTCTGCTATGTCAGTCTCTGCTGATAAAGTCATCATTGAATATACCCCAGGTCAGGGTAATGCGGGCAAAACACCCGAGATCGATTTTTACTATCATGGTACTGAAGGGCAAGCAACTGTTGAGGGCCTGACCGATGTGACGCCCATGTCAACTTGTGGTGCGATGGAACGTAAAGACGTAAAGTGCTGGGCGCAATCGCATCCGGTAGAGTTCGAGCGTTCACGTCCAGTTGCTAGACTGCTTATGAACGGTAGTGGTTTATGTACGGGTTGGCGTGTTGGTGCAGATAACCGCATGTTTACCAATAATCACTGCGTGGGATCAGCATCGGAGCTGGCGAATACTGAGGTATGGTTTAACTATCAAAGTACGAGCTGTAACGGCAGCCAGCGCGAGACCGTGGTTAAGGTCACAGGTAAAGACTTCCTTAAAACAGATTACACGCTAGATTATACGCTGTTTACCATCAATGATTTCGCCAAGGCCCAGCCGTTTGGTTATTTTGGCTTAGATGTGCGAAATCCATCGCAGGGCGAGCGTATTTACATACCTCAACATGGTTCAGGTAACCCTAAAGAGCTGTCGATTGAGTCTGATCAAGACACCAATGGACTGTGCTCTGTTAACCAAGCAACGGCGAATGGTCGAGGTACTGGTACAGATATAGGCTATTACTGCGACACTATTGGCGGCTCGTCAGGTTCACCAGTGCTTGCAGCCTCAACCAATAATGTTGTTGCACTACACCACTTAGGTGGCTGTACCAATAAAGGCGCTAAAATTAGCTTAATTTGGCCTCAGGTTTCTACTCACTTTGGTGGCCAAATCCCTGTTGGTGATAACGGCACTACCGATCCATTGCCGGTTGCGTTATTTACTTACAGCTGTAATGACCTAAGCTGCAGCTTCGATGGCTCGGGCTCTAGTTCACCAAATGGTTCTATTACACAGCATAGTTGGCAGTTTGGTGACGGCGCATCCGCTTCAGGCGCGCAAACTTCACATAGCTTCACAAACTCTGGCAGCTATACCGTAGAACTCACCGTGACAGATAGTAATGGTGACACTGCGTCAACAACACAACAAGTTGCCGTGACGCTGCCAGGTGAAGAGCAAAAGCTTATCAAGGGAGTTGCAAAAACGGGGCTTGCGGGTGCTAGAGGCAGTGAAACCTTCTTCTATTACGATGCGCCTGCTGGCGCGAATACAGTGACATTCAATACAAGTGGTGGCACTGGTGATGCTGATATGTACGTACTTAAAGGTGCAGAACCTACAACCAGCAATTGGACTTGTCGCCCTTATCGCTCCGGTAATACTGAGTCTTGCAGCCTAAATGAAGGGGCTGGGCGTTATTGGGTGATGATCCGCGGTTACAATGCTTACTCAGGTTTGCAAATCGTAGCAGATCACAACTAG
- a CDS encoding sensor histidine kinase, with the protein MALKHLASAEWRLGAYCTLLTISCTVLLTLLLLQLQLGVMWVAVVSVSVLGLLGGLQKILLSHLKRIAMRANWQLEAIAQSDFTQTIKPHYTAGVVAEFEQRLLALSAQLHSQKRRYHSQQFIIYQLIDSLNTPIMMFDEKLKLAYANGAFESLYHRPWLECKGISAAQFGLVQQDNHWHFADTAQQSRWQLQSSEFFQEGKQFSLLVALDITKALRKKELAAWQHLIRVISHEIHNSLTPVSSLAQTLLARTKDEKEQHALSVIGQRCQHLQQFVSQYAKVTQTPRLDRESVSIMLLLSSVAALFEDTDIQVNCTVNTLNLDKTLIEQVLINLVKNAIEASGENTKLMLHAYYQQQRVVIDVQDNGPGFANLDNMLTPFYSTKEDGQGIGLTFSRTIVELHDGQLSCHNTDSGGLIKITLPY; encoded by the coding sequence ATGGCCTTAAAACATCTGGCTAGCGCCGAGTGGCGGCTTGGAGCCTACTGTACGCTGTTGACCATTAGCTGTACGGTTTTACTGACTTTGCTGCTTTTGCAATTACAGCTTGGGGTAATGTGGGTGGCTGTCGTATCGGTGAGTGTATTGGGGTTATTGGGCGGGTTACAAAAAATACTGTTGTCTCACCTTAAGCGTATTGCCATGCGTGCTAATTGGCAGCTAGAAGCGATTGCACAAAGTGATTTTACTCAAACCATTAAGCCACATTATACGGCGGGCGTGGTGGCTGAATTTGAACAGCGCTTGCTGGCCTTAAGTGCACAGCTACACAGTCAAAAGCGCCGCTATCATAGTCAGCAGTTTATCATTTATCAGCTCATAGACAGCCTTAATACGCCTATTATGATGTTTGACGAAAAACTCAAACTTGCCTATGCCAATGGGGCATTTGAGTCGCTTTATCATCGCCCTTGGTTAGAGTGTAAGGGAATAAGCGCGGCTCAGTTTGGGTTGGTGCAACAAGATAATCACTGGCATTTTGCAGATACAGCGCAGCAATCTCGGTGGCAACTGCAAAGCAGTGAATTCTTTCAAGAGGGTAAACAGTTTTCTTTACTCGTCGCACTCGATATCACCAAGGCATTACGTAAAAAGGAGCTGGCTGCTTGGCAACATTTAATCCGAGTAATAAGCCATGAGATCCACAACAGTTTGACGCCCGTAAGCTCCCTAGCGCAAACCTTATTGGCAAGAACGAAGGACGAAAAAGAGCAGCATGCGCTAAGTGTTATTGGTCAGCGTTGCCAGCATTTACAACAATTTGTGAGCCAATACGCCAAGGTTACGCAAACCCCAAGGTTAGATCGGGAGTCAGTCTCCATAATGCTGTTACTGTCTTCTGTTGCTGCGCTATTTGAGGATACTGATATCCAAGTAAATTGCACCGTGAATACGCTTAATCTTGATAAAACCTTAATCGAGCAAGTGCTGATTAACTTAGTTAAAAACGCCATTGAGGCCAGTGGTGAAAATACCAAATTGATGCTACATGCTTATTATCAGCAGCAACGAGTGGTGATTGATGTACAAGACAATGGCCCGGGCTTTGCCAACCTAGATAACATGCTTACTCCCTTCTATTCCACCAAAGAAGATGGGCAGGGAATAGGTTTAACCTTTAGTCGCACCATTGTGGAGTTACACGATGGACAACTTAGCTGTCACAACACAGACTCAGGTGGATTAATAAAAATCACCTTGCCTTATTGA